Proteins from a genomic interval of Salinarchaeum sp. Harcht-Bsk1:
- a CDS encoding APC family permease, whose protein sequence is MTEPGREAADDPSDPEVGAARDERIAPDRETDPDDVAETDEATYTKEGELERTIGLTGGLSIGIGTMIGAGIFVFPGIAAGEAGPAAAASFAIGAVVALLVALPASELATAMPRSGGGYYFISRGLGTLAGSVVGLSLWLGLVFASAFYLVGFGYYAIDSLAEVGIVVDAAFVVPIALLFGAGLTVLNVTGTENAAKLQNGVVALLLSLLVVFLGAGIADAVGLTGQSSAPETFAPFGAFPIVTTAALVFTSYLGFAQVATVAGEMKAPGRNLPLAMVGSVVIVGVLYVATVFVATSAFGSERLATLGETAMVEVGRNYLGAAGAIAILLGGLLATVSSANASILSTSRAVYAVSRDGVIPEWASRINLRFGTPHVALGLAGGPILLLTATGQVTVLAEVASFLHLVMYGLLCVALLALRRNEPEWYDPAYRVPGYPAVPILGAIGSFGMLAFMQLASQVIGLGIMLATAGWYAYYARDVELKGVL, encoded by the coding sequence ATGACGGAGCCCGGGCGCGAAGCGGCGGACGACCCGTCGGATCCCGAGGTGGGGGCCGCTCGCGACGAGCGGATCGCTCCCGACAGGGAGACGGACCCCGACGACGTCGCGGAGACGGACGAGGCGACCTACACGAAGGAGGGCGAACTCGAGCGGACGATCGGGCTCACCGGCGGGCTCTCGATCGGGATCGGGACGATGATCGGCGCGGGGATCTTCGTGTTTCCCGGCATCGCCGCCGGCGAGGCCGGCCCCGCTGCCGCCGCCTCGTTCGCCATCGGCGCGGTCGTCGCGTTGCTCGTCGCGCTGCCGGCCTCGGAGCTCGCGACCGCGATGCCCCGCAGCGGTGGCGGCTACTACTTCATCTCCCGCGGGCTCGGCACGCTGGCGGGCTCGGTCGTCGGGCTCTCCCTGTGGCTCGGGCTGGTCTTCGCCTCCGCGTTCTACCTCGTCGGCTTCGGCTACTACGCGATCGACTCGCTCGCCGAGGTAGGCATCGTCGTCGACGCCGCGTTCGTCGTGCCGATTGCGCTCCTGTTCGGCGCCGGATTGACCGTTCTGAACGTCACCGGGACCGAGAACGCCGCGAAGCTCCAGAACGGCGTCGTCGCCCTGTTGCTCTCGCTGCTCGTGGTGTTCCTGGGGGCGGGGATCGCCGACGCCGTGGGGCTGACCGGCCAGTCGAGCGCTCCCGAGACGTTCGCGCCCTTCGGGGCATTCCCGATCGTCACGACCGCCGCGCTCGTGTTCACCTCCTATCTCGGCTTCGCGCAGGTGGCGACCGTCGCCGGCGAGATGAAAGCCCCCGGCCGGAACCTCCCGCTCGCGATGGTCGGCTCCGTCGTGATCGTCGGCGTGCTCTACGTCGCGACGGTGTTCGTGGCGACCAGCGCCTTCGGGAGCGAACGGCTCGCCACCCTCGGCGAAACGGCGATGGTCGAGGTCGGACGCAACTACCTCGGCGCCGCCGGCGCGATCGCGATCCTCCTCGGCGGCCTGCTCGCGACGGTGTCCAGCGCGAACGCGTCGATCCTCAGCACCTCGCGTGCGGTCTACGCCGTCTCCAGGGACGGCGTGATTCCCGAGTGGGCGAGTCGAATCAACCTCCGGTTCGGTACGCCCCACGTCGCGCTCGGCCTGGCCGGTGGCCCGATCCTCCTCCTGACCGCGACCGGCCAGGTGACCGTGCTCGCGGAGGTCGCCTCCTTCCTCCACCTCGTGATGTACGGACTGCTCTGCGTGGCGCTGCTCGCGCTCCGCCGGAACGAGCCCGAGTGGTACGATCCGGCGTATCGGGTGCCCGGCTACCCAGCCGTCCCGATCCTGGGGGCCATCGGGAGCTTCGGGATGCTCGCATTCATGCAACTGGCCTCCCAAGTGATCGGACTGGGAATCATGCTCGCAACCGCCGGGTGGTACGCCTACTACGCGAGAGACGTCGAACTCAAGGGGGTGCTCTAG
- a CDS encoding universal stress protein, with product MVRVVVPVEVLEGETVSAGLVGLLASADITVLGYHVVPEQTTPEQMQAQFGERARDALADLTDEFQTAGGQADFRLVFTHDREQTVDRVVDEVDAEAVAITGTTGEVTRLLVSLSGDVAADRIVAFVTAVAADRPIEVTLLSATEEETADPGRIEAVADALAEAGVDVVAVTAADDPPLDALVDAVPGHDAVVVGERAPSLSSILLGDFEERVAAATVGPVLVVQRPAAEPGDEDEQEESPHSGERATDREDSGE from the coding sequence GTGGTGCGCGTCGTCGTCCCCGTGGAAGTACTCGAAGGCGAGACGGTGTCCGCGGGACTCGTCGGCCTCCTCGCGTCCGCGGACATCACGGTCCTCGGCTACCACGTCGTTCCCGAGCAGACCACGCCCGAGCAGATGCAAGCGCAGTTCGGCGAGCGGGCGAGGGATGCGCTCGCGGACCTCACCGACGAGTTCCAGACCGCTGGCGGCCAGGCCGACTTCCGCCTCGTGTTCACGCACGATCGCGAGCAGACCGTCGACCGCGTCGTCGACGAGGTGGACGCCGAGGCGGTCGCCATCACGGGCACTACCGGCGAGGTGACGCGCCTGCTCGTCTCGCTGTCGGGCGACGTCGCCGCCGACCGGATCGTCGCATTCGTGACGGCGGTCGCTGCCGACCGACCGATCGAGGTGACGCTGCTCTCGGCGACCGAGGAAGAGACTGCCGACCCTGGCCGGATCGAGGCCGTCGCGGACGCGCTCGCGGAGGCTGGCGTCGACGTCGTCGCGGTGACTGCCGCAGACGACCCGCCGCTCGACGCGCTCGTCGACGCGGTGCCGGGCCACGACGCGGTCGTGGTCGGCGAGCGCGCTCCCTCGCTGTCCTCGATTCTGCTGGGCGACTTCGAGGAACGCGTGGCGGCCGCGACCGTCGGGCCGGTGCTCGTCGTCCAGCGACCCGCGGCCGAACCAGGAGACGAGGACGAGCAGGAGGAGTCCCCGCACTCTGGAGAGCGAGCAACAGACCGAGAGGATTCGGGGGAGTAG
- a CDS encoding NOP5/NOP56 family protein — protein sequence MSDETAGSGWFAGLDPGDASGAAERIRRGSAAEPADWPAAAVESGTVPDEDAYYDLLHETTVAATRSAVAEAEGADDQQLAHLVRAMDDCNRIANELAERVAEWAGARLGESGSGVGFARRIANRDPGTGDAGADAGEKRLIGLAQRCADLDDEAEALRAEIERSAPQVAPNLSALAGPVLAARLISLAGGLEDLAKSPSSTVQVLGAEDALFAHLRGQGPSPKHGVIFTHDAVRGMPRENRGSAARALAGKLTLAARVDYYSGERKPELDEQLDARIERIRARTDDADSESGGDDQ from the coding sequence ATGAGCGACGAGACGGCCGGATCGGGCTGGTTCGCGGGCCTCGATCCCGGCGACGCGTCCGGTGCCGCCGAGCGGATTCGCCGCGGATCGGCGGCCGAACCCGCCGACTGGCCGGCGGCCGCCGTCGAATCCGGCACCGTGCCCGACGAGGACGCCTACTACGATTTGCTCCACGAGACGACCGTCGCGGCGACGCGATCGGCCGTCGCCGAGGCGGAGGGTGCAGACGACCAGCAACTCGCCCACCTCGTGCGGGCGATGGACGACTGCAACCGGATCGCGAACGAACTGGCCGAGCGCGTCGCGGAGTGGGCCGGCGCGCGACTCGGCGAGTCCGGCAGCGGCGTCGGGTTCGCCCGCAGAATCGCGAATCGCGATCCTGGAACTGGCGACGCCGGTGCGGACGCCGGCGAGAAACGCCTGATCGGCCTCGCCCAGCGCTGTGCCGACCTCGACGACGAGGCCGAAGCGCTCCGCGCGGAGATCGAGCGCTCGGCACCGCAGGTCGCCCCGAACCTGAGCGCACTCGCGGGACCGGTGCTCGCTGCACGACTGATCTCGCTGGCCGGCGGCCTCGAGGACCTCGCGAAGTCGCCGTCCTCGACGGTTCAGGTCCTCGGCGCCGAGGACGCCCTCTTCGCGCACCTCCGCGGACAGGGCCCCTCGCCGAAACACGGCGTGATCTTCACGCACGACGCGGTCCGCGGGATGCCCCGCGAGAACCGGGGTTCGGCGGCACGCGCCCTGGCCGGGAAGCTAACCCTCGCCGCGCGCGTCGACTACTACTCCGGTGAGCGCAAGCCCGAACTCGACGAACAGCTCGACGCCCGGATCGAGCGGATCCGCGCGCGGACCGACGACGCTGATTCGGAGTCCGGGGGTGACGATCAGTGA
- a CDS encoding fibrillarin-like rRNA/tRNA 2'-O-methyltransferase: MSLPDGVERRQFDNEERLATRGPSVYGEPTDGAWRAWDARRSKLGATLEKGMETGLDGGDSVLYLGAASGTTVSHVADFAGPTYAVEFAPRPARDLVGVAEDRDRLFPLLKDARKPETYAHVVESDLDAIVQDVATRGQARVALENRQFLAEDGRLIAAIKARSEDVTAEPADVFEDVLGDLEDGYEVLDTERLEPFHDDHLAVVARPK; the protein is encoded by the coding sequence GTGAGCCTCCCCGACGGCGTCGAACGCCGACAGTTCGATAACGAGGAACGCCTCGCGACCCGTGGCCCGTCGGTCTACGGCGAGCCGACCGACGGCGCGTGGCGCGCCTGGGACGCCCGCCGCTCGAAACTCGGTGCGACCCTGGAGAAGGGCATGGAAACCGGCCTCGACGGCGGCGATTCGGTTCTCTACCTCGGCGCGGCGAGCGGGACGACGGTGAGCCACGTCGCGGACTTCGCCGGCCCGACCTACGCCGTCGAGTTCGCCCCGCGGCCGGCACGCGACCTCGTTGGTGTCGCTGAGGATCGCGACCGGCTGTTCCCGCTCCTGAAGGACGCACGGAAACCCGAAACCTATGCCCACGTCGTCGAGAGCGACCTGGACGCGATCGTCCAGGACGTCGCGACGCGGGGGCAGGCTCGCGTCGCCCTCGAGAACCGACAGTTCCTCGCGGAGGACGGTCGGCTGATCGCGGCTATCAAGGCCCGGAGCGAGGACGTGACCGCCGAGCCCGCGGACGTGTTCGAGGACGTGCTGGGCGATCTCGAAGACGGCTACGAGGTGCTCGACACCGAGCGACTGGAGCCGTTCCACGACGACCACCTCGCCGTCGTCGCGCGGCCGAAGTAG
- a CDS encoding adenylate kinase family protein, with protein MRVAVTGTPGTGKTSAVDALEGSDEGVPNGLEVVHLNEVIEPEGLYEELDEERDSLVVDFEAIADFLADREHVLIESHLAHHLDVDRVIVLRCAPEELERRLEQRGEDDPSRAESDASIAENAESEALDVILAEAVDRHGRDAVYEIETTDRTPSEVAGEIRAAILGDREPSAGTVDYTDYF; from the coding sequence ATGAGAGTCGCCGTCACCGGCACCCCCGGCACCGGCAAGACCAGCGCCGTCGACGCCCTCGAAGGGAGCGACGAGGGCGTCCCGAACGGCCTCGAGGTCGTCCACCTCAACGAAGTCATCGAGCCGGAGGGCCTCTACGAGGAACTCGACGAGGAGCGGGACAGCCTCGTCGTCGACTTCGAGGCGATCGCCGACTTTCTCGCCGACCGCGAGCACGTCCTCATCGAGTCCCACCTCGCCCACCACCTCGACGTGGATCGGGTGATCGTCCTCCGGTGTGCACCCGAGGAACTCGAACGCCGACTCGAACAGCGGGGCGAAGACGATCCCTCGAGGGCCGAGTCCGACGCCAGTATCGCGGAGAACGCCGAGAGCGAGGCGCTCGACGTGATCCTCGCGGAGGCCGTCGATCGCCACGGCCGCGACGCCGTCTACGAGATCGAGACCACGGACCGAACCCCGTCGGAGGTCGCAGGGGAGATCCGCGCCGCGATCCTCGGCGACCGCGAGCCCAGCGCTGGCACGGTCGACTACACTGACTACTTCTGA
- the hisC gene encoding histidinol-phosphate transaminase, whose product MQPRDLSSHAEYVPGEGIEEVARELGMDPADLTKLASNENPFGPPADAVEALRDHADRISAYPTSAHSDLTAAIAAHWDLDDEQVWLSPGADGAIDLLHRATIEPDQEILVPEPGFAYYPMSARYHHGEVQTYPVAKERDFQVTPDVVLDAYDGERVVYLTSPHNPTGATVPLDDVEAIADRTNEETLIVVDEAYGEFADVESARSLLDERDDVAILRTFSKAYGLAGLRLGYALVPDDWADAYARVNTPFAVSELACRAGLAAMDDEAHVERSVETVEWAREYMANEIDAPTWPSGGNFLLVEVGDAGAVAEALKREGVIVRDCTSFGLRECIRITCGTEDQTREAVETVNEVLAARGDGGAAGDAEAEAATDR is encoded by the coding sequence ATGCAACCACGGGATCTGTCCTCGCACGCGGAGTACGTGCCCGGCGAGGGCATCGAGGAGGTCGCTCGCGAGCTCGGAATGGATCCGGCCGATCTCACGAAACTCGCCTCGAACGAGAACCCCTTCGGCCCGCCGGCGGACGCCGTCGAGGCCCTCCGAGACCACGCCGATCGGATCTCCGCCTACCCGACGTCGGCGCACTCGGATCTCACCGCCGCCATCGCCGCGCACTGGGACCTCGACGACGAGCAGGTGTGGCTCTCGCCGGGTGCCGACGGTGCGATCGATCTCCTCCACCGCGCCACGATCGAGCCGGACCAGGAGATCCTCGTCCCCGAACCGGGGTTCGCCTACTACCCGATGAGCGCCCGGTACCACCACGGCGAGGTGCAGACCTACCCAGTAGCGAAAGAGCGTGATTTCCAGGTCACCCCGGACGTCGTCCTCGACGCCTACGACGGCGAGCGCGTCGTCTACCTGACGAGTCCGCACAACCCGACGGGGGCGACCGTCCCGCTCGACGACGTGGAGGCGATCGCCGATCGCACAAACGAGGAGACCCTGATCGTCGTCGACGAGGCCTACGGCGAGTTCGCCGACGTCGAGAGCGCCCGGAGCCTGCTCGACGAGCGCGACGACGTGGCGATCCTCCGAACCTTCTCGAAGGCCTACGGCCTCGCCGGCCTCCGCCTCGGCTACGCCCTCGTTCCCGACGACTGGGCCGACGCCTACGCCCGGGTCAACACGCCCTTCGCGGTCAGCGAGTTGGCTTGCCGGGCCGGACTCGCTGCGATGGACGACGAAGCGCACGTCGAGCGCTCCGTCGAGACCGTCGAGTGGGCCCGCGAGTACATGGCGAACGAAATCGACGCGCCGACCTGGCCCAGTGGCGGGAACTTCCTCCTCGTCGAGGTCGGCGACGCCGGAGCGGTCGCGGAGGCCCTGAAACGGGAGGGCGTGATCGTCCGGGACTGCACGAGTTTCGGGCTCCGGGAGTGCATCCGGATCACCTGCGGCACCGAGGACCAGACGAGGGAGGCCGTCGAAACCGTCAACGAGGTGCTCGCGGCCCGAGGCGATGGCGGCGCAGCCGGAGACGCCGAAGCCGAAGCAGCCACAGACCGATGA
- a CDS encoding Xaa-Pro peptidase family protein, which produces MPTQLPASEFATRLDAVRDRIADAEVDAGVWVSATSIEYLTGFAHIQTERPVVLAVTQDRIELTVPRLEVERVESNPRIDHVHHYRDYPGGNPIGVVVEMLDGLDVESIAADGEGAPGVMGYAGPSFADAWERADATDGKLTVETQAWIPKMRWAKSDAEVDLVRESARWANLAHRYLADYTEVGAHPATVSQRASMDGSRAMLDALGEEYVARTRGDGPVHAGYITDEQTALPHGHTANRRLEPGDVMITGATANVDGYFSELERTMFLGEPGEEQRHYFELATEAQQLAIDALGPGVEISYVDEVVAEYFEEQGVADLARHHVGHNIGLDGHEPPYIDLGWSEHCESEATDYDPDDATMESGMIWTIEPGLYTETAGYRHSDTVAVTEDGIDRLTTFPRSIEGNTIRIE; this is translated from the coding sequence ATGCCGACGCAGCTTCCAGCCAGCGAGTTTGCGACCCGCCTCGACGCCGTCCGCGACCGGATCGCCGACGCCGAGGTCGACGCCGGCGTGTGGGTCTCCGCGACGAGCATCGAGTACCTCACCGGCTTCGCGCACATCCAGACCGAGCGGCCGGTCGTCCTCGCGGTGACCCAGGATCGGATCGAGTTGACGGTCCCGCGTCTCGAGGTCGAGCGCGTCGAGTCCAACCCCCGCATCGACCACGTGCACCACTACCGGGACTACCCCGGCGGCAATCCGATCGGCGTCGTGGTCGAGATGCTCGACGGACTGGACGTGGAATCGATCGCCGCCGACGGCGAGGGCGCACCCGGCGTGATGGGTTACGCCGGCCCGAGCTTTGCCGACGCCTGGGAGCGGGCCGACGCGACGGACGGGAAACTAACGGTCGAGACGCAGGCCTGGATCCCGAAGATGCGTTGGGCCAAGTCCGACGCCGAGGTCGACCTCGTCCGGGAGTCCGCACGCTGGGCCAACCTCGCGCATCGCTACCTCGCGGACTACACCGAAGTCGGCGCCCATCCCGCTACGGTCAGCCAGCGCGCCTCGATGGACGGCTCCCGGGCGATGCTCGACGCCCTCGGCGAGGAGTACGTCGCGCGGACTCGCGGCGACGGCCCGGTCCACGCCGGCTACATCACCGACGAGCAGACCGCCCTGCCCCACGGACACACCGCGAATCGACGGCTGGAGCCCGGCGACGTGATGATCACCGGCGCGACCGCGAACGTCGACGGCTACTTCTCCGAACTCGAGCGAACGATGTTCCTCGGCGAGCCCGGGGAGGAGCAACGCCACTACTTCGAACTGGCGACGGAGGCCCAGCAACTGGCGATCGACGCGCTCGGCCCGGGGGTCGAGATTTCGTACGTCGACGAGGTCGTCGCGGAGTACTTCGAGGAGCAGGGCGTCGCCGACCTCGCCCGGCACCACGTCGGGCACAACATCGGCCTCGACGGCCACGAGCCGCCATATATCGACCTCGGCTGGTCCGAGCACTGCGAGAGCGAGGCCACCGACTACGATCCCGACGACGCGACGATGGAGTCGGGGATGATCTGGACGATCGAACCGGGGCTGTACACGGAGACGGCGGGGTACCGGCACTCCGATACTGTGGCGGTGACGGAGGACGGCATCGACCGGCTGACGACGTTCCCGCGATCGATCGAGGGCAACACGATTCGCATCGAGTAG
- a CDS encoding transcription factor S, with translation MQFCDECGSMMKAEDGVWVCGSCGYEEARDSDAEAAMVTTEGQEESQVVDTSDVDVEDMGPTTGAICPECGNDRAFWEMKQIRAADESETRFLTCTECEHKWREDDH, from the coding sequence ATGCAATTCTGCGACGAGTGCGGTTCGATGATGAAAGCCGAGGACGGTGTCTGGGTCTGTGGCAGTTGTGGCTACGAAGAGGCCCGCGACTCCGATGCCGAGGCCGCGATGGTCACCACGGAGGGCCAGGAGGAGTCCCAGGTCGTCGACACCTCCGACGTCGACGTCGAGGACATGGGGCCGACGACCGGCGCGATCTGCCCCGAGTGTGGCAACGACCGCGCATTCTGGGAGATGAAGCAGATCCGCGCCGCCGACGAGTCCGAGACCCGCTTTCTGACGTGCACGGAGTGCGAGCACAAGTGGCGGGAGGACGATCACTAA